From one Thermithiobacillus tepidarius DSM 3134 genomic stretch:
- a CDS encoding ATP-binding cassette domain-containing protein has protein sequence MVSDAFLSLRGLRKCYQVRSGRLGLEKKTLMALDGVDLSIPRGGSCGLVGESGSGKSTLARAVMRLLSLDGGEIRFDGVDLLQLRGSELRRMRRRLQMVFQDPFASLNPRMRVGDIVEEGLVIHRLGNASQRRAAVREMLARVGLGDDALDRYPHQFSGGQRQRIGIARALVLKPDLLVCDEPVSALDVSIQAQILTLLQSLREELNLTLLFISHDLRVVRHMCEQVAVMRSGRIVEQGPVEQVYAHPQSEYTRTLLSAVVPHARLAPESGQGAGQPGARGI, from the coding sequence ATGGTGAGCGATGCCTTCCTGAGCCTGCGCGGGCTGCGCAAGTGCTATCAGGTGCGCAGCGGCCGGTTGGGCCTGGAGAAGAAGACGCTGATGGCGCTGGACGGCGTGGATCTCAGCATCCCGCGCGGCGGCTCCTGCGGCCTGGTGGGGGAGTCGGGCTCCGGCAAGTCCACCCTGGCGCGGGCGGTCATGCGCCTGCTGTCCCTGGACGGCGGCGAGATCCGCTTCGACGGTGTGGATCTGCTGCAGCTGCGCGGCAGCGAGCTGCGGCGCATGCGTCGGCGGTTGCAGATGGTGTTCCAGGATCCCTTCGCCTCCCTAAATCCGCGCATGCGGGTGGGCGACATCGTCGAGGAGGGCCTGGTCATCCATCGGTTGGGCAACGCCAGCCAGCGGCGCGCCGCGGTGCGCGAGATGCTGGCGCGTGTGGGCCTGGGGGACGACGCCCTGGACCGCTACCCGCACCAATTCAGCGGCGGCCAGCGCCAGCGCATCGGCATTGCCCGCGCCCTGGTGCTCAAGCCGGACCTGCTGGTCTGCGACGAGCCGGTGTCCGCCCTGGATGTCTCCATCCAGGCCCAGATCCTGACCCTGCTGCAATCCCTGCGCGAGGAGCTGAACCTGACCCTGCTCTTCATCAGCCACGACCTGCGGGTCGTGCGCCACATGTGCGAGCAGGTGGCGGTCATGCGGAGCGGGCGCATCGTGGAGCAGGGACCGGTGGAGCAGGTGTACGCGCACCCGCAATCGGAATACACCCGCACGCTGCTGTCGGCCGTCGTGCCCCACGCCCGGCTGGCGCCCGAGTCCGGGCAGGGCGCCGGTCAGCCTGGTGCGCGCGGGATTTGA